A DNA window from Lutra lutra chromosome 8, mLutLut1.2, whole genome shotgun sequence contains the following coding sequences:
- the LOC125107899 gene encoding cationic amino acid transporter 3-like, with protein MLCKALCRFGQKLVRRRPLEQKVVEFEFGRRLSTQDLVALGVGRTVGVGIYFLANEVAGNQAGPSIVICFLVAGLTSLLAGLCYAEFSARVPHSGSAYLYTYVTIGEIWAFITGWNLILSFVVDAFIVVQAWILTFDNLIGNRISETQHESISQHVPQVFADNLGYFAVVLLLLLTEIQNLRYHEYYIVFKMFTLVKLLVLGFVIISGFIKGDLHNWKLTEEDYIKARLNNTSSLGPLGSGGFMPFGFQGILRGSATCFYAFIGFSVIVTRVKESHNPMCSIPKGIVVSLLICFLSYFGVSAALTLMVPYYQLQPGSTLPEAFLHIGWVPAYYVVAFAIYCSIFVGIYWGFMFPIRRMIYMMAKDRLLFPFLARIRTGTYARIMSTVFFGIVAAIMVFFFGLTDLLDLRSVGTLISYSLVALCVLILRYQPERRNRGNKAQVQEENGGNEAQVQEENGGNVAQIQEETAPAAEKLSLQGLFFPGSPTPTPLSGQIVCVCSSLLALLLTLLCLVLAHWPGLLSGDPVPITVVVLLLVLITGTTGVIWRQPQTSTSLPFKVPGVPLLPLLSIFVNVFLMMQMTADTWATFGVWMLIGFALYFSYGIRQSLVS; from the coding sequence ATGCTGTGTAAGGCACTTTGCAGATTTGGTCAAAAGCTGGTACGCAGACGTCCGCTGGAGCAAAAGGTGGTTGAGTTTGAATTTGGCAGAAGACTGAGCACTCAGGATTTAGTGGCCCTGGGTGTGGGCCGCACAGTGGGTGTAGGCATATATTTCCTGGCTAATGAGGTGGCCGGTAATCAAGCCGGACCATCCATTGTGATCTGCTTTTTGGTGGCAGGTCTAACTTCATTGTTGGCTGGGCTGTGCTATGCAGAGTTTAGTGCCCGGGTTCCCCATTCTGGCTCGGCATATCTCTACACCTATGTCACTATAGGTGAAATCTGGGCCTTCATCACAGGCTGGAACCTCATCCTCTCCTTTGTTGTTGATGCATTCATTGTGGTTCAGGCCTGGATATTAACTTTTGACAATCTGATTGGGAACCGGATCTCTGAGACCCAACATGAGAGCATTTCACAACATGTTCCCCAAGTCTTTGCAGACAATCTAGGCTACTTTGCTGTGGTCCTTCTGTTGTTGCTCACAGAAATTCAAAATCTGAGATATCATGAGTACTAcatagttttcaaaatgtttacacTGGTGAAACTTTTGGTACTTGGTTTTGTCATCATCTCTGGCTTCATTAAGGGGGACCTGCACAACTGGAAGCTCACAGAAGAGGACTATATAAAGGCCAGACTCAATAATACCTCTAGCTTGGGCCCTCTGGGCTCTGGAGGATTCATGCCTTTTGGCTTCCAGGGAATTCTCCGTGGATCAGCTACCTGCTTCTATGCATTTATAGGTTTCAGCGTTATTGTTACCAGAGTCAAAGAATCACATAATCCAATGTGTTCTATCCCCAAGGGCATTGTGGTTTCACTGCTCATCTGCTTTTTGTCGTATTTTGGTGTCTCTGCAGCACTTACACTCATGGTTCCTTACTACCAGCTTCAACCTGGGAGCACCTTGCCTGAGGCATTTCTCCATATTGGCTGGGTCCCTGCCTACTATGTTGTAGCTTTTGCAATTTATTGTAGTATTTTCGTTGGCATCTATTGGGGATTTATGTTCCCCATACGTAGGATGATATACATGATGGCAAAGGATCGCCTCCTGTTCCCTTTTCTTGCCAGGATCCGTACTGGCACATATGCCCGTATCATGTCCACTGTGTTCTTTGGCATTGTCGCAGCAATCATGGTATTCTTCTTTGGACTCACTGATCTACTGGACCTCAGGTCAGTTGGGACCCTCATATCTTATTCCCTGGTGGCTCTTTGTGTTCTTATCCTCAGGTATCAGCCTGAGAGGAGGAATAGGGGAAATAAAGCACAAGTGCAGGAGGAGAATGGGGGAAATGAAGCACAGGTGCAGGAAGAGAATGGGGGAAATGTAGCGCAGATACAGGAGGAGACTGCACCTGCAGCGGAGAAGCTGAGTTTACAGGGACTATTTTTCCCaggcagccccacccccactccactctCTGGCCAGATTGTCTGTGTTTGCTCTTCACTGCTTGCCCTGTTGCTGACTCTCCTCTGTCTGGTGCTGGCCCACTGGCCAGGTCTGCTCTCTGGagacccagtgcccatcacagtGGTTGTGCTGCTCCTTGTGCTCATCACTGGGACTACTGGGGTCATCTGGAGACAGCCACAGACCTCCACTTCCCTGCCCTTTAAGGTCCCGGGTGTGCCTCTCCTTCCACTCCTGAGCATCTTTGTGAATGTTTTCCTTATGATGCAGATGACAGCTGACACCTGGGCCACATTTGGTGTCTGGATGTTGATTGGGTTTGCTCTCTACTTCAGCTATGGCATCCGGCAAAGCCTGGTCTCTTAA